In Bacteriovorax stolpii, a single genomic region encodes these proteins:
- a CDS encoding sensor histidine kinase, which produces MSLKKYVLDFYLSFYELIAHKRIQKKDISERYIHAHLVSMLTTGVLMWSYAFVACFTISNPIPGIVGIIASSIHLLSPFLYLRNNNYMFNTNVMIGAGIIHQMTFAYFTGGFDSNVLIWLGILPMLAGVMAGRKGATLWAIITTLSIFVFMLLKLSGYKFPFMISEMGLVVAQALILFGWVFIASIVIWVHIFLVEQNASMLEAAKQRTQNLVNVLSHDISTPLSVIIVKLNQLVKSPLNEAQLSATTKALKASERVQEITDSIKELRLTEMGKKEITYSEVIIRELILELKDMFSEKLEHKNLKFHWSAGSEVYSFSSSKSLLLHQILGNLLSNAVKFSERDNEIRLRVSRVENFIQFIIEDSGLGIPSDMRETVFEANLSRSSMGTDGEIGTGFGLPIVKGCVDRLGGKISFESRTASEGPSGTRFKLLFPIS; this is translated from the coding sequence ATGAGTTTAAAAAAGTACGTCCTCGATTTCTACCTGAGTTTTTATGAGCTGATCGCTCATAAGAGAATTCAGAAAAAAGATATCTCTGAAAGATATATTCACGCACACCTGGTGTCGATGTTGACCACAGGTGTGCTTATGTGGTCGTACGCCTTTGTTGCCTGCTTTACTATTTCAAATCCTATCCCTGGGATTGTGGGAATTATCGCCAGCTCTATTCATCTTCTCTCTCCGTTTCTTTATTTAAGAAACAATAATTATATGTTTAACACCAACGTCATGATTGGCGCAGGAATCATCCACCAAATGACTTTTGCCTATTTCACCGGTGGTTTTGACAGCAATGTTTTAATCTGGTTGGGAATTCTGCCGATGCTTGCAGGAGTTATGGCCGGAAGAAAAGGAGCGACTCTTTGGGCAATTATCACGACATTGTCTATTTTTGTTTTTATGTTGCTAAAATTAAGCGGTTATAAATTTCCATTTATGATTTCAGAGATGGGACTCGTTGTTGCTCAGGCATTGATTCTTTTTGGATGGGTTTTTATCGCTTCAATCGTTATCTGGGTTCACATCTTTTTAGTTGAACAGAATGCCAGCATGCTGGAAGCAGCTAAACAGAGGACACAAAACCTGGTGAACGTATTAAGTCATGATATTTCAACTCCTCTTTCAGTTATTATCGTAAAGCTTAATCAATTAGTGAAATCTCCTTTAAATGAAGCTCAGTTGAGTGCGACCACTAAGGCCCTTAAAGCCTCAGAGAGAGTCCAGGAAATTACTGATTCGATTAAAGAGTTGCGTTTGACGGAAATGGGGAAAAAAGAAATCACTTACAGTGAAGTCATCATCCGCGAATTGATTTTAGAATTAAAAGACATGTTCTCAGAGAAACTTGAGCATAAAAATTTAAAATTCCATTGGTCGGCCGGAAGTGAAGTGTATTCATTCTCTTCGAGTAAAAGCCTTCTTTTACACCAGATCTTAGGTAATTTACTTTCCAATGCAGTGAAGTTCTCTGAGCGAGATAACGAAATTAGATTGCGTGTTTCTCGTGTAGAAAACTTTATTCAGTTTATTATCGAAGACAGTGGCCTGGGTATTCCTTCTGATATGCGTGAGACGGTGTTTGAGGCCAATCTTTCGCGTTCATCAATGGGAACAGATGGTGAAATTGGAACAGGTTTTGGTCTTCCGATTGTCAAAGGTTGTGTGGATAGGCTTGGAGGGAAAATTTCTTTTGAAAGCCGCACGGCCAGTGAAGGTCCATCTGGCACGCGCTTTAAACTTCTTTTTCCGATTTCTTAA
- a CDS encoding TldD/PmbA family protein, translating to MKALESSYLEIFAKQIFNDLKSDEALTLNFTGEETLFSRLSKAKVRQVTNLQQAFIDFVFVKGNKVLTFNMPFRANESDVTLALKKLNQSREWIAALPEDPYLVRPKFYGVTKEENLNQLPNNEEMMGQVLDIAGNVDLAGVFSSGDVVRATINSEGQFHWFKTRNFYLDYSLYNDKQKAVKSLYAGSDWDNTELKRNIKDAEHKLSLMNRDSKKVARGDYRVYLAPSAVNELLGTLSWGGVSMSAHQQGNGSLKDLWQAKKKMSPKFTLKEDYSLGLAPRFNDAGEVSPAELMLIEKGEFKNFLVSTRTANEYKLESNFASDWESMRSPVISTGDLSRDDIYKELGTGLYLSDLHYLNWSDRETARVTGMTRYACFWVENGEIASPIEDLRFDESYYSMFGDALERITNFSEISPSTGSYFQRDVGGTRTPGLLLSNFKFTL from the coding sequence ATGAAAGCTCTTGAATCCTCATATTTAGAGATTTTTGCCAAACAAATTTTCAACGATCTAAAAAGCGATGAAGCATTAACATTAAACTTCACGGGAGAGGAAACACTTTTCTCAAGACTCTCAAAAGCCAAAGTGCGCCAGGTGACGAATCTTCAGCAGGCCTTTATTGATTTTGTTTTTGTTAAGGGAAACAAAGTCCTGACTTTCAATATGCCTTTTAGAGCAAACGAAAGTGATGTCACTTTAGCTCTTAAAAAATTAAACCAATCTCGCGAATGGATTGCGGCCCTGCCGGAAGACCCTTATCTTGTGCGTCCAAAATTTTACGGAGTGACTAAAGAAGAAAACTTAAATCAGCTTCCAAATAATGAAGAGATGATGGGGCAGGTTTTAGATATCGCCGGTAACGTAGACCTGGCGGGAGTTTTCTCAAGTGGAGACGTTGTTCGAGCCACTATTAACTCTGAAGGACAATTCCACTGGTTTAAAACAAGAAACTTCTACCTGGATTACTCGCTTTATAATGACAAACAAAAAGCGGTGAAGTCGCTTTATGCTGGTTCAGACTGGGATAATACTGAACTAAAACGTAATATTAAAGATGCTGAACATAAGCTCTCATTAATGAACCGCGATTCAAAGAAAGTCGCACGTGGTGATTACCGTGTTTACCTTGCTCCTTCAGCGGTCAACGAACTGCTTGGGACTCTTTCATGGGGAGGCGTTTCGATGTCTGCTCACCAGCAAGGGAATGGCTCTTTAAAAGACCTGTGGCAAGCAAAGAAAAAGATGTCTCCAAAGTTTACACTAAAAGAAGACTATTCACTTGGTCTTGCTCCACGTTTTAACGACGCTGGAGAGGTGAGCCCGGCAGAATTGATGCTTATTGAAAAAGGTGAGTTTAAAAATTTCCTGGTTTCAACGAGAACGGCGAATGAATACAAACTTGAATCAAACTTCGCTTCTGATTGGGAGTCGATGAGATCTCCGGTTATTTCAACAGGTGATTTATCACGTGATGATATCTATAAAGAGCTGGGCACAGGTCTCTACCTTTCTGACCTGCACTACCTAAACTGGTCTGACCGCGAGACAGCTCGTGTAACCGGAATGACAAGATACGCTTGTTTCTGGGTAGAAAATGGAGAGATCGCAAGTCCGATTGAAGATTTACGTTTTGATGAAAGTTATTACTCAATGTTTGGAGACGCTCTTGAGAGAATTACGAACTTCTCAGAGATCAGCCCTTCGACAGGTTCATACTTCCAGCGCGATGTTGGTGGAACAAGAACTCCGGGGCTTCTGCTTTCAAACTTTAAATTTACTTTATAA
- a CDS encoding TldD/PmbA family protein: protein MKLQEILKNLSDLKADYISLREVHTKNLSMSVRNEVFEGLSTSEDHGLMVEVMMNGQFAYGATNSFELEDIRECALKAKNAALEASRFSLSKFTLDERPATVGEYNSPGKKGLESFNPKEATELLMEISKTMKVHDHIINRSAYMQVSDMQTHFVATNGADIKQNINRSAVAMSAVASSELGNQRRSFGDDQSTQLGMENWNKERLLTHAKRIADEALELLNAEECPTETMDLLLAPDQLYLQIHESIGHPLELDRILGDERNYAGWSFVKPADFGTLKYGSPLMNVTFDPTVHGQFASYFADDIGNKATREFLIKDGVLLRGLGSLESQKRLNLPGVASQRATSWNRAPIDRMANVNLEPGTSSLEEMIKSVKRGIFMQTNRSWSIDDYRNKFQFGCEYGRLIEDGKLTKLVKNPNYRGITAPFWNQLKMVGDKSTFEVGGLGNCGKGEPNQVIFVGHASPVCLFTNIEVFGGGK, encoded by the coding sequence ATGAAACTGCAAGAGATTTTAAAAAATCTTTCGGACTTAAAAGCGGATTATATTTCGCTTCGTGAAGTTCACACTAAAAATTTATCAATGAGCGTGCGCAATGAAGTTTTTGAAGGACTAAGCACATCTGAAGACCATGGTCTCATGGTGGAAGTGATGATGAATGGCCAGTTTGCTTATGGGGCGACAAACTCATTTGAACTGGAAGACATTAGAGAATGCGCACTAAAAGCTAAAAACGCTGCTCTTGAAGCCAGCCGTTTTAGTCTTTCAAAGTTCACTCTCGATGAACGCCCAGCGACTGTTGGTGAATACAATAGCCCGGGTAAAAAAGGACTAGAGAGTTTTAATCCAAAAGAGGCCACAGAGCTTTTAATGGAAATCTCAAAGACGATGAAAGTGCATGATCACATCATCAATAGAAGCGCTTATATGCAAGTAAGCGATATGCAGACTCACTTTGTGGCAACTAACGGCGCAGACATTAAGCAAAACATCAACCGTTCAGCGGTGGCGATGAGTGCTGTGGCCTCAAGTGAATTAGGAAACCAAAGAAGAAGTTTTGGTGATGACCAAAGCACTCAGCTGGGAATGGAAAACTGGAACAAAGAAAGACTTCTCACTCATGCAAAGAGAATTGCAGACGAAGCTCTTGAGCTTCTCAATGCAGAAGAGTGTCCAACTGAGACGATGGACCTGCTTTTAGCTCCAGACCAATTATACCTTCAGATTCATGAAAGTATCGGTCACCCGTTAGAGCTTGACCGCATCCTGGGTGACGAAAGAAATTACGCTGGATGGAGTTTTGTAAAACCTGCTGACTTCGGAACATTAAAATACGGTTCACCTCTAATGAACGTTACATTTGATCCAACTGTTCACGGACAGTTTGCAAGTTATTTTGCTGACGATATTGGAAACAAAGCAACTCGCGAATTTTTGATTAAAGATGGAGTTCTTTTAAGAGGACTGGGAAGTTTAGAGTCTCAAAAGAGACTGAATCTTCCAGGTGTCGCCAGCCAGAGAGCGACTTCGTGGAATAGAGCGCCGATTGACCGCATGGCCAACGTAAACCTTGAGCCGGGAACATCGTCACTGGAAGAGATGATCAAGTCTGTGAAGCGTGGGATTTTCATGCAAACAAACAGATCGTGGTCAATTGATGACTACCGCAATAAATTCCAGTTTGGTTGTGAGTACGGCCGCCTGATTGAAGATGGAAAACTAACAAAACTAGTGAAGAATCCTAATTACCGCGGAATTACAGCTCCATTCTGGAACCAGCTAAAAATGGTAGGGGACAAATCAACGTTCGAAGTTGGTGGTCTTGGAAACTGTGGAAAGGGAGAACCAAATCAGGTGATCTTCGTAGGGCACGCAAGTCCAGTTTGTCTATTTACTAACATCGAAGTTTTTGGAGGAGGGAAATAA
- a CDS encoding SDR family NAD(P)-dependent oxidoreductase, translated as MKNFENKKVLITGAASGIGKLMAEKLAKRGAVVFVVDMNLEAAQTVVSSIKSSGGKAHAFFADVSNLESLKKLKSDISALGLGLDVLVNNAGVVFGGEFEKLPLEKHLTTYRVNVDGLVAMTYLFFDDLRKSKDANIVNLASASGLIGLPYGTTYASSKWAVIGFSESLRLELLERGIENVHVTTVCPSYISTGMFAGVKAPMLLPWLKPEAIVEKIIHGIEKDCAFIKEPFVVKWVDLLKGILPLKIFTFVNKLLGVSTSMTHWKGRA; from the coding sequence ATGAAAAATTTTGAAAACAAAAAAGTTCTTATCACAGGTGCAGCTTCCGGAATTGGAAAGCTTATGGCCGAAAAACTGGCCAAAAGAGGCGCTGTTGTTTTTGTCGTTGATATGAATCTTGAAGCCGCTCAAACTGTAGTGAGCTCGATTAAGTCAAGCGGCGGTAAGGCCCATGCCTTTTTTGCAGATGTCTCAAACCTTGAAAGCCTTAAGAAATTAAAAAGCGATATCTCTGCTTTAGGACTAGGGCTTGATGTCCTGGTTAACAATGCCGGAGTTGTCTTTGGTGGAGAGTTTGAAAAACTTCCCCTGGAAAAACACCTGACCACATACCGAGTGAATGTCGATGGTCTGGTGGCCATGACTTATTTGTTCTTTGATGACCTGAGAAAAAGCAAAGACGCCAATATCGTCAACCTGGCAAGTGCTTCAGGCCTCATCGGTCTTCCTTATGGAACGACTTATGCTTCTTCAAAGTGGGCGGTGATTGGTTTTTCTGAATCTCTTCGCCTGGAGCTTTTGGAGAGAGGAATTGAAAACGTCCACGTGACAACGGTGTGCCCTAGTTATATCAGCACGGGAATGTTTGCCGGAGTGAAAGCTCCTATGCTTCTTCCATGGCTTAAGCCGGAAGCGATCGTTGAAAAAATCATTCATGGAATTGAGAAAGACTGCGCCTTTATCAAGGAGCCTTTCGTGGTGAAGTGGGTGGACTTATTAAAGGGGATTTTACCTCTTAAAATTTTTACATTTGTTAATAAACTTCTGGGAGTCTCGACAAGTATGACTCACTGGAAAGGGAGAGCTTAA
- a CDS encoding energy transducer TonB produces the protein MPKITYSIILAVGVHIIVLLLSGLFLSKDSWRERNLIDIQFTSSGGGSRLFPDQPVVKKATGVKTEKPIALGQESASAAAASSGGASAVTNEAHGSAEGPGSGGGFNESVTSFSEPDYPRLAVKRSLEGQVKLRVNVSSEGLPESTAILESSGHDILDRAALEATKKWRFQKKGYPYAVEKNIVFKLRG, from the coding sequence ATGCCAAAAATAACTTATTCCATCATTCTGGCGGTGGGAGTTCATATTATCGTCCTGCTCTTATCGGGTTTATTCTTGAGTAAGGATTCCTGGCGCGAGCGCAACCTGATAGATATTCAATTTACTTCTTCAGGTGGTGGATCAAGGCTTTTTCCTGATCAACCTGTCGTGAAAAAAGCGACGGGCGTAAAAACAGAAAAGCCGATTGCTCTTGGGCAAGAGAGTGCTTCTGCGGCCGCTGCTTCAAGTGGTGGAGCTTCGGCCGTAACAAATGAAGCTCATGGAAGCGCCGAGGGCCCAGGATCAGGCGGAGGTTTTAATGAATCAGTCACTAGTTTCAGCGAGCCGGATTACCCACGATTGGCCGTGAAAAGAAGCCTTGAAGGTCAGGTTAAACTTCGAGTGAATGTTTCTTCAGAAGGCCTTCCCGAAAGCACCGCAATTCTTGAAAGTAGCGGCCACGACATCTTAGACCGCGCTGCTTTAGAGGCCACGAAAAAGTGGAGATTCCAGAAGAAGGGTTACCCTTACGCTGTAGAGAAGAATATTGTTTTTAAACTTCGCGGATAA